The Daucus carota subsp. sativus chromosome 2, DH1 v3.0, whole genome shotgun sequence genome includes a window with the following:
- the LOC135150436 gene encoding uncharacterized protein LOC135150436, whose protein sequence is MATETDKRKESAVGLNYPMLTKSNYIVWSLKVKVFMQAHGIWEAVEPKDPEAVIEEKKDKLALAAIYQCIPDDMLLTIAEKTTTKGAWDAIKTMCLGADRVRKAKVQTMKAEFESLRMTDGEALDDFCMRLNALVTKIRELGEDMAESYVVKKLLRAMPPKFLQITSTIEQFGDLEVMTVEETIGSLKAHDERLKGSTEHTSNQLLLTKDEWKKREIGEGQLLMTKEEWAKKYEKGGTETSRSQRGGNYYNLNRRQI, encoded by the coding sequence ATGGCTACGGAGACGGACAAGAGGAAGGAGAGTGCAGTGGGATTGAACTACCCGATGTTGACAAAAAGTAACTATATTGTGTGGTCACTGAAGGTGAAAGTCTTTATGCAAGCACATGGTATTTGGGAGGCAGTTGAACCGAAGGACCCTGAGGCTGTGATAGAAGAGAAGAAGGATAAACTAGCCTTAGCTGCGATATATCAGTGCATTCCAGATGACATGTTGCTTACTATTGCAGAGAAGACGACAACCAAAGGAGCTTGGGACGCAATCAAAACTATGTGTTTGGGTGCAGATCGGGTAAGGAAAGCTAAAGTGCAAACAATGAAGGCAGAGTTTGAATCCCTACGGATGACAGATGGTGAGGCGTTGGATGATTTTTGTATGAGGTTAAATGCTCTGGTCACTAAGATACGTGAATTGGGAGAGGATATGGCAGAGTCATACGTGGTTAAGAAGCTGTTGAGAGCCATGCCTCCAAAGTTTCTCCAAATTACGTCGACAATCGAACAATTTGGGGACCTTGAGGTCATGACCGTTGAAGAAACTATTGGGTCTCTTAAGGCTCATGATGAAAGGCTAAAAGGATCGACTGAGCACACAAGCAACCAGTTGTTGCTGACAAAAGATGAGTGGAAGAAACGTGAGATTGGTGAAGGGCAATTACTAATGACCAAAGAAGAATGGGCCAAGAAATATGAGAAGGGAGGCACTGAAACATCAAGGAGTCAGAGAGGTGGTAACTACTACAATCTAAACAGGAGGCAAATCTGA